One genomic segment of Paenibacillus durus includes these proteins:
- the mutS gene encoding DNA mismatch repair protein MutS, whose amino-acid sequence MAKYTPMIEQYLKVKEGAMDAFLFFRLGDFYEMFFDDALLASKELEITLTGREGGGDERIPMCGVPYHSAEGYIQRLIEKGYKVAICEQLDDPATTKGMVRRDIVRVVTPGTVMEGKVLADKSNNYLVCVTELAGMTALAACDLTTGELYVTSSPTGADTLRGEIGLYEPAEIIGDGTLLDSVRAGTLLGDKPVVYTPWEKKSEELARSQFGEAAWARLEPERAECLALLIAYLSETQRRSLGQLSQISAYEPGNYMILDPFTRRNLELTETVRERSKKGSLLWLLDRTETSMGARLLRRRIDKPLLQRSKVERRLEAVDYLYNQYIVREDLRLALKEIYDLERLTGRVAYGSANGRDLNALKLSLAQIPALKEQCLASGSSTLREIGEGIDECADLHEDIERAIVDDPPVSVRDGGLIRPGYHARLDELREASSSGKRWIAELEAKERLATGIKSLKIGFNKVFGYYIEVTRSNLASLPEGRYERKQTLANAERFVTPELKEKEALILEAQDKMTDLEYSLFSELRERLSSQIPRLQNLAEKVAEIDVYQGLAAVSAEQRFVKPMLTEGYDLKIEGGRHPVVEAVLKDASFIANGSSLTQDDGRILLITGPNMAGKSTYMRQVALICIMAQVGCFVPAEKAEIPVIDRIFTRIGAADDLIGGQSTFMVEMADIQLMTDKATPRSLIIIDELGRGTSTSEGMAIAQAVIEYVHHHIGCKALVSTHFHELAHLEDSLNGLRNYSMAVQESGDKVTFLRKLIPGAADSSYGIYCARLAGLPGSIIDRAYGLLQHIEHSTSANAPAEPVSMSRGHGSGPASAGSNLTDSRKNVSAAEAALENVLGTAAESSTYPAAGSAANISSHTEGSLGASEAARRETAVHLADRVEEGGVVQLSIFGDEEPRRGRKAAANQQGHSVADDIMAAVSGADLMNMTPLQAMQMLNDLKMKINKK is encoded by the coding sequence ATGGCAAAATATACACCGATGATCGAGCAATATTTGAAAGTGAAGGAAGGGGCGATGGACGCCTTTCTTTTTTTCCGGCTGGGCGATTTTTATGAAATGTTTTTTGACGATGCTCTGCTGGCTTCCAAGGAACTGGAAATTACGCTGACCGGACGGGAAGGCGGGGGCGATGAGCGCATTCCGATGTGCGGGGTTCCCTACCATTCCGCCGAGGGCTATATTCAACGTCTTATTGAAAAAGGATACAAAGTCGCGATCTGCGAGCAGCTTGACGACCCCGCGACAACCAAGGGAATGGTCCGCAGGGATATTGTGCGGGTTGTCACCCCGGGCACGGTTATGGAAGGCAAAGTGCTCGCCGACAAGAGCAACAATTATTTGGTCTGCGTCACCGAGCTCGCCGGAATGACGGCGCTGGCCGCTTGTGATCTGACGACAGGAGAGCTGTATGTAACCTCTTCGCCTACAGGGGCGGACACGCTGCGCGGTGAAATTGGCCTGTATGAGCCGGCGGAAATTATCGGGGACGGGACGCTGCTTGACAGTGTCCGGGCGGGAACGCTTCTCGGAGACAAGCCGGTTGTCTATACACCCTGGGAGAAGAAGAGCGAAGAGCTCGCGCGGAGCCAATTCGGTGAAGCGGCCTGGGCGCGGCTGGAGCCCGAGCGGGCCGAATGCCTCGCGCTGCTGATCGCTTATCTCAGTGAAACGCAGCGGCGCTCCTTGGGGCAGCTTAGCCAGATTTCCGCCTATGAGCCGGGGAATTATATGATTCTGGACCCCTTCACGCGGCGTAATCTTGAGCTGACCGAGACCGTGCGGGAACGCTCCAAGAAAGGCTCTCTGCTCTGGCTGCTCGACCGCACAGAGACATCTATGGGCGCCCGGCTGCTGCGGCGGCGGATCGACAAGCCGCTGCTGCAGCGCTCCAAGGTTGAGCGGCGTCTGGAGGCTGTCGACTATTTGTACAACCAGTACATTGTCCGCGAGGATTTGCGCCTGGCCCTGAAAGAAATTTACGATCTGGAGCGTCTCACCGGACGGGTCGCGTACGGCAGCGCGAACGGCCGTGATCTGAACGCCTTGAAGCTGTCGCTGGCGCAGATTCCGGCGCTTAAGGAGCAGTGCCTGGCTTCCGGTTCGTCCACGCTGCGGGAAATCGGTGAAGGGATTGACGAATGCGCCGATCTTCACGAGGACATTGAGCGGGCTATTGTCGACGACCCGCCGGTATCCGTGCGCGACGGCGGGTTGATCCGGCCCGGCTACCATGCCCGGCTGGACGAGCTTAGAGAGGCAAGCAGCAGCGGCAAGCGATGGATTGCCGAGCTTGAGGCGAAGGAGCGCCTGGCTACAGGAATCAAGTCGCTGAAGATCGGCTTCAACAAGGTATTCGGCTATTATATAGAAGTTACCCGTTCCAATCTGGCGTCCCTGCCGGAGGGGCGGTATGAGCGCAAGCAGACGCTCGCGAATGCGGAACGCTTCGTAACTCCCGAATTGAAAGAGAAGGAAGCCCTGATTCTGGAAGCGCAGGACAAAATGACCGACCTCGAGTACAGCCTGTTCAGCGAGCTGCGCGAACGGTTAAGCTCGCAGATACCCAGACTGCAAAACTTGGCGGAGAAAGTGGCCGAAATCGACGTCTACCAGGGTCTCGCGGCGGTCAGCGCGGAGCAGCGTTTCGTCAAGCCGATGCTGACCGAAGGTTATGATCTGAAGATTGAAGGCGGCCGCCATCCTGTCGTTGAGGCGGTGCTGAAGGATGCTTCTTTTATCGCCAACGGCAGCAGTCTCACACAGGACGACGGCCGAATTTTGCTGATAACGGGTCCGAATATGGCGGGAAAAAGCACCTATATGCGCCAGGTGGCCCTGATCTGCATTATGGCGCAGGTGGGATGCTTCGTTCCGGCGGAAAAGGCGGAAATTCCGGTTATCGACCGGATTTTCACACGAATTGGAGCGGCTGACGATCTGATCGGCGGTCAAAGCACCTTTATGGTCGAGATGGCCGACATCCAGCTCATGACCGACAAAGCGACGCCGCGCAGCCTGATAATTATTGATGAACTGGGCCGGGGAACCTCGACAAGCGAGGGGATGGCCATAGCCCAGGCGGTTATCGAATATGTGCATCACCATATCGGCTGCAAGGCGCTTGTATCGACTCATTTTCATGAGCTGGCCCATCTGGAGGACAGCCTGAACGGCCTCCGCAATTATTCCATGGCGGTGCAGGAGAGCGGAGATAAAGTGACTTTCCTGCGCAAGCTGATCCCCGGCGCTGCGGACAGCAGCTACGGCATTTACTGTGCGCGTCTTGCCGGGCTGCCCGGCAGTATTATCGACCGCGCTTACGGGCTGCTGCAGCATATCGAGCATTCTACTTCAGCCAATGCTCCTGCGGAACCTGTTTCCATGTCTAGGGGTCACGGCAGCGGCCCGGCCTCTGCAGGTTCAAATCTCACAGATAGTAGAAAAAACGTTAGTGCGGCTGAAGCCGCACTTGAGAACGTTCTTGGAACGGCTGCCGAATCAAGTACATACCCCGCAGCCGGCTCCGCTGCTAACATTTCATCCCATACGGAAGGA